The following coding sequences lie in one Flavobacterium sp. 20NA77.7 genomic window:
- a CDS encoding TlpA family protein disulfide reductase, whose translation MKKNLFVLFYTLIIIAVGHAQKKQALQPNGYVISIAAKNIQNEKLLLYMQYGTSKKQIVTDSTVIKTNDQKIEFKEDKKIIGAIYFFKLASQSNPIELAIDNGARFSITINDKNIDNLQVNNNELNKDFINFQRQNKTTSIDVKTAARTVLIQKYPTSILNLYLAIENKIVAPIPTTDIEKIAYRDAYFNFMKRDDKRVYLLPNINKFLYRYIQILPVTNENYIANIDVALKGLDCNSKSYPVFAKYFLSNLTFFESKNLEKAYNHLYTNYVKDNPCKSFTNSDLNSYSNRFDTNQKVPMGATIPDAEFITKDSVAYSLSKIYTENDYTFIAFYSPSCPHCEEKMPQVAAYFNTATKRLPNKKIQLVAILNDVIEEKWQSFIIAKNLTNVLNLKSTDATRKYQQDLNAFSNPSYYLVDKTGTVLLKSFNTQALNELMQN comes from the coding sequence ATGAAAAAAAATCTATTTGTTTTATTTTATACGTTGATTATTATAGCTGTTGGTCATGCTCAAAAAAAACAAGCTCTTCAACCAAATGGCTATGTGATTTCTATTGCTGCTAAAAATATACAAAACGAAAAATTGCTGTTGTATATGCAATATGGTACCTCAAAAAAACAAATTGTTACGGATAGTACTGTAATAAAAACGAATGATCAAAAAATTGAGTTTAAAGAAGATAAAAAAATAATTGGAGCCATCTATTTTTTCAAATTAGCTTCACAATCAAATCCCATAGAATTAGCAATTGATAATGGTGCTCGTTTTTCAATCACAATAAACGATAAAAATATTGATAATCTACAAGTTAATAATAATGAGTTAAATAAAGACTTTATTAATTTTCAAAGACAAAACAAGACTACTTCAATAGACGTAAAGACCGCTGCTCGAACAGTTTTAATTCAAAAATATCCAACTTCTATTTTAAATTTATATTTGGCAATTGAAAATAAAATAGTTGCGCCAATTCCTACTACTGATATCGAAAAGATAGCGTATAGAGATGCCTATTTTAATTTTATGAAGCGCGATGATAAAAGGGTTTATTTGTTGCCAAATATTAATAAATTTTTATACAGATACATTCAAATTTTACCCGTAACTAATGAAAATTACATAGCTAATATTGATGTGGCTTTAAAAGGTTTAGATTGTAATTCTAAAAGTTATCCTGTATTTGCTAAGTACTTTTTATCAAACTTAACTTTTTTTGAATCTAAAAATTTAGAAAAGGCTTATAACCATTTGTATACCAATTATGTGAAAGATAATCCGTGTAAGTCATTTACTAATTCAGATTTGAATTCGTATAGTAATCGATTTGATACCAATCAAAAAGTGCCTATGGGTGCTACAATTCCTGATGCAGAGTTTATTACGAAGGATAGTGTTGCTTACAGTCTTTCAAAAATATATACCGAAAACGATTATACCTTTATTGCTTTCTATAGCCCGTCATGTCCTCATTGTGAAGAAAAAATGCCTCAAGTTGCTGCTTATTTCAACACGGCTACAAAACGATTACCAAACAAGAAAATCCAATTAGTAGCGATTCTTAATGATGTAATTGAAGAGAAATGGCAGTCTTTTATAATAGCTAAAAACTTAACGAATGTACTAAATCTGAAATCTACCGACGCGACACGCAAGTACCAACAAGATTTAAATGCGTTTTCCAATCCGTCTTACTATTTAGTAGATAAAACAGGCACTGTGCTTTTAAAATCATTTAATACGCAGGCATTGAATGAACTCATGCAGAATTAG
- a CDS encoding DEAD/DEAH box helicase, whose protein sequence is MTFQDLNLHRNIVEVLKEENYIAPTPIQEQAIPIILEGHDLVGCAQTGTGKTAAFAIPILNYLHPIVGSKNKRKTLRTLILAPTRELAHQILDSFNTYGKYMTTKAMVIYGGVNQVPQVQQLKEGVDVLIATPGRLLDLHKQGHIDLNHLHHVVIDEADQMLDMGFINDVKKIIKLTPENRQTLLFSATMPVAIRELADAFLTKPKFVSVTPVSSTAEKVNQKVYFVQKEDKRKLLIHLLQNENYANALVFVRTKHSADNVVKALKKHEISAAAIHGDKSQSARLRVLDEFKTKQISILVATDIAARGIDIDLLPYVINFDIPNIPETYVHRIGRTGRAGNEGLAISFCGKDELAYWKDIEKLTRQQIKVVKDNPFPFREFTEEEKAAKQNDRRNPRKQNQQKPNGSNPSKKKKRRY, encoded by the coding sequence ATGACCTTTCAAGATTTAAATCTACACCGCAATATTGTTGAAGTACTTAAAGAAGAAAACTACATTGCACCCACACCCATACAAGAACAAGCTATTCCAATTATTTTAGAAGGACACGATTTAGTAGGTTGTGCGCAAACGGGCACAGGAAAAACGGCTGCATTTGCCATTCCAATTTTAAATTATTTACACCCTATTGTTGGGTCTAAAAATAAACGTAAGACACTACGAACCCTTATATTAGCACCAACCCGTGAATTAGCACATCAAATTTTGGATAGTTTTAATACCTACGGTAAGTACATGACAACGAAAGCGATGGTAATTTATGGTGGTGTAAATCAAGTGCCTCAGGTGCAACAATTAAAAGAAGGGGTAGATGTATTGATTGCTACTCCCGGCCGATTACTTGATTTACATAAACAAGGGCATATCGATTTAAATCATTTGCATCATGTGGTTATTGATGAGGCAGACCAAATGCTAGATATGGGGTTTATCAATGATGTAAAAAAAATAATCAAATTAACTCCAGAAAATAGACAAACACTTTTGTTTTCAGCTACGATGCCAGTGGCTATAAGAGAATTAGCAGATGCATTTTTGACTAAACCAAAATTTGTTTCGGTAACGCCTGTTTCAAGTACAGCTGAAAAAGTAAATCAGAAAGTATATTTTGTTCAAAAGGAAGATAAAAGAAAATTATTAATTCATTTGTTGCAAAATGAAAACTATGCGAATGCTTTGGTTTTTGTTCGTACCAAACATAGTGCAGACAATGTGGTAAAAGCACTTAAAAAGCATGAAATTTCAGCGGCTGCCATTCATGGCGATAAATCGCAATCGGCTCGATTACGAGTTTTAGATGAATTTAAAACCAAACAAATTTCTATATTAGTGGCTACCGATATTGCGGCTAGAGGAATTGATATTGATTTATTGCCTTATGTGATTAATTTTGATATTCCAAATATTCCTGAAACCTATGTGCATCGTATCGGAAGAACGGGTAGAGCCGGAAATGAAGGTTTGGCCATTTCTTTTTGTGGAAAAGACGAATTGGCATATTGGAAAGACATTGAAAAACTTACCCGTCAGCAAATAAAAGTCGTTAAAGACAATCCGTTTCCATTTAGAGAATTTACGGAAGAAGAAAAAGCAGCGAAACAAAACGACAGAAGAAATCCTAGAAAGCAAAATCAACAAAAACCTAATGGATCAAATCCTTCCAAGAAAAAAAAGAGAAGGTATTAG
- a CDS encoding outer membrane beta-barrel protein, which produces MKHLFLGIFFSSNIFLFSQEKDSLNSKISLDFSGYVDAYYNTATHAGNETKIEPFLYNHTTKSNAKINLALLKTQLTYRNFYAKIAIQTGTYAKTNYPKAQQWLNEASIGVTLSTKSSIEVGILPSYIGFETATSATNLTASRSLLAENSPYYMTGVKFNHQFNEKWFLAIMLSNGWQTISSSVNKLPNFGSQVQFKPSKNTLYNWSTFIGDIQVNENYVTRIFSNFYLDKTWNDSFKTQIGFDIGWQKRYASSGFATWLSPVVINQYQVTSKWAVAHRLEYYQDRENVLIQSILLVPFKTIGNSINVDYSFSKKIKLRTEGKWYHATENVLANSTKKNNLYWLTTLSYSF; this is translated from the coding sequence ATGAAACATCTCTTTTTAGGAATTTTCTTTTCTAGTAATATTTTCCTTTTTTCTCAAGAAAAAGACAGTTTAAATTCTAAGATTTCACTTGACTTCTCAGGCTATGTTGATGCGTATTACAACACGGCAACACACGCTGGAAACGAGACTAAAATAGAGCCTTTTCTATATAATCATACCACAAAATCAAATGCTAAAATTAATTTAGCCTTACTCAAAACACAACTAACCTATCGCAATTTTTATGCTAAAATAGCCATTCAAACAGGGACATATGCTAAAACTAATTATCCTAAAGCACAGCAATGGCTAAATGAAGCTTCAATAGGTGTAACACTCAGTACTAAATCATCTATTGAAGTTGGTATTTTACCAAGTTACATAGGTTTTGAAACAGCAACATCAGCTACAAATTTAACAGCTTCTCGTTCTTTATTAGCTGAAAACTCACCTTATTACATGACTGGAGTTAAATTTAACCACCAATTTAACGAAAAATGGTTTTTGGCCATAATGCTATCCAATGGTTGGCAAACCATTTCAAGCTCAGTAAATAAGCTTCCAAATTTTGGCAGCCAAGTACAATTCAAACCTTCAAAAAACACGTTATACAATTGGAGTACATTCATAGGTGATATTCAAGTTAATGAAAATTATGTAACACGAATTTTTTCTAATTTTTACCTAGATAAAACATGGAACGATTCATTTAAAACACAAATAGGTTTTGATATAGGTTGGCAAAAAAGATATGCCAGTTCAGGGTTTGCAACATGGTTGAGTCCAGTTGTCATTAATCAATACCAAGTAACTAGTAAATGGGCTGTGGCACATCGTTTAGAATATTACCAAGACAGAGAAAACGTTCTGATTCAATCGATTTTATTGGTGCCTTTTAAAACCATCGGCAACAGTATTAACGTTGATTATTCATTTAGTAAAAAAATTAAATTACGCACCGAAGGAAAATGGTACCACGCTACAGAAAACGTCTTAGCTAACAGTACCAAAAAAAACAATTTGTATTGGCTAACCACACTCAGCTATAGCTTTTAA
- a CDS encoding L-serine ammonia-lyase, producing the protein MECISVFDMLKIGVGPSSSHTLGPWRAAERFLAKLREQGVIDTINSVNVDLYGSLSLTGKGHATDLAVMLGLSGADPEYIPVESIDVIISAIKNKNEIFLGNEIIIPFHADKDIVFHRNFLPFHANGLRFTAITDTNEYTETYYSIGGGFVVQEDENDAAEKLKCAFPFPVDKATELLAYCEKENKKISEIVLANELSMRSEDQVHNELLRIWDTMLECMYIGCHTEGTLPGGLNVRRRAYDMHKNLIGVLPYEDPYSWLQIIRQTEVKFRQILKWVSCFALAVNEVNASLGRVVTAPTNGSAGVIPAVLMYYMVIENHEADETHIKQFLLVAGEVGSIFKKGATISAAMGGCQAEIGVSSAMAAAALCEVMGGTPDQVLMAAEIAMEHHLGLTCDPIGGLVQIPCIERNTMGAIKAINAAELALETDAKNAKVPLDKVVNTMWETAKDMNSKYKETSEGGLAVGVGLADC; encoded by the coding sequence ATGGAATGTATTTCAGTTTTTGATATGTTGAAAATAGGTGTGGGGCCTTCAAGTTCTCATACATTGGGTCCTTGGCGTGCTGCCGAACGTTTTTTGGCAAAACTTAGAGAGCAAGGAGTTATAGATACTATCAATAGTGTCAACGTAGATTTGTATGGTTCATTATCTTTAACGGGTAAAGGGCATGCCACAGATTTGGCCGTTATGTTAGGTTTAAGTGGTGCTGATCCAGAATATATACCTGTTGAAAGTATAGACGTAATTATTTCGGCTATCAAAAATAAGAATGAAATCTTTTTAGGTAACGAAATTATTATTCCTTTTCATGCAGATAAGGATATCGTTTTTCATCGTAATTTTTTACCTTTTCATGCAAATGGTTTGCGTTTTACGGCCATAACAGATACGAATGAGTATACGGAAACCTATTATTCAATAGGAGGTGGATTTGTGGTTCAGGAAGATGAGAATGATGCTGCTGAAAAACTAAAATGTGCTTTTCCGTTCCCGGTGGATAAAGCAACAGAATTATTGGCTTACTGTGAAAAAGAGAACAAGAAAATATCTGAAATTGTTTTAGCTAATGAGTTGTCTATGCGTTCAGAAGATCAGGTACATAACGAATTACTCCGTATTTGGGATACCATGCTCGAATGTATGTACATAGGTTGTCACACTGAAGGCACGCTTCCGGGTGGCTTAAATGTAAGAAGACGGGCTTATGATATGCATAAGAATTTAATTGGTGTCTTGCCTTATGAAGATCCCTATTCTTGGCTTCAAATCATTAGACAAACAGAAGTAAAGTTTCGTCAAATTTTAAAATGGGTTTCTTGTTTTGCTTTGGCAGTAAACGAAGTTAATGCTTCATTAGGGAGAGTAGTAACGGCACCAACAAATGGAAGTGCGGGAGTGATACCAGCGGTGTTGATGTATTATATGGTGATAGAAAATCATGAAGCAGACGAAACTCATATCAAACAATTTTTATTAGTAGCAGGTGAAGTAGGTAGTATCTTTAAAAAAGGGGCTACGATTTCAGCAGCAATGGGGGGGTGTCAAGCGGAAATCGGCGTGTCGAGTGCTATGGCGGCTGCAGCTTTGTGTGAAGTAATGGGTGGTACGCCCGATCAAGTATTGATGGCTGCCGAAATTGCCATGGAGCACCATCTTGGACTCACTTGCGACCCTATAGGTGGTTTAGTACAGATACCTTGTATAGAACGCAATACAATGGGTGCCATTAAAGCAATTAATGCGGCAGAATTAGCTTTAGAAACCGATGCTAAAAATGCTAAAGTTCCCTTAGATAAAGTCGTTAATACCATGTGGGAAACCGCAAAAGATATGAACTCAAAATACAAGGAAACTTCTGAAGGTGGCCTCGCTGTAGGAGTAGGTCTAGCAGATTGTTAA